The nucleotide sequence TTCCGCCTGCGCGGCGGCGCCATCCAGCAACTCACGACCGATCACACCCGCGTTACTGAGATGCTGCGCATGCGGCTGATCACGCCGGAGCAGGCCCTGCGCCACCCCGCGCGCAGTATGCTCACGCGCTCGCTCGGCGCGGACCTGATCTTGCAGGTCGATACGCTGCGCGAGCGCGTGCAGGCCGGCGATGCCTACGTCGTCTGCACGGACGGCCTCTGGAACGAGGTCAGCAGCGAAGAGATCCGCCGCACCGTTGCCGAGCTGCCGGGCGACGAGGCCTGCGAGCGGCTGCTGCAGCTTGGCTCCGATCGTGGCGCCGCGGATAATATGACCATCGGCCTCGCCCGGGTGCATGCGGTCGAGGCCACTCCGCCGGCGGCGCCGCGCTGGAAGTCCTGGTTCGGCCGGTGACGGGGCCGCGCGAGGGCACGATCCGGCCGGGCAAAGCCACGGCGCGGAGCAGGTGGCCATGAGCGCACCAGAGCTGCAAAGCCTAAGCGCGGAACGGCGGCCGGGCGATCGTATCGATCAGTTCGAGATCGTGCGTTTGCTCGGACATGGGCTGTATGCCGCCTCGTATCTCGCCGTCGACCGCGGCAGCGGCGAGCGGGTCGTGCTCAAGCTTCCCATCCCCGCGACCATCGCCGATCCCAGCAGTGCGGCCCGCTTCCGCCGCGAAGCGTCGATCGTGCAGCGCCTGCGCCACGCGAACATCCAGGGCGCGGCGCATGCGGATCTGCCGCGGGACGCGGGCTACATTGCGCTGGAATACGTCGACGGCCGCCCCTTGCGCGACTGGCTGGAATCGGATGCGCCGCCCACCGTGGCCGAAGCCGTGAACATCGCGGTCCAGGTCGCCCTCGCCCTGCAATACGCGCACGAGCACGGCGTCGTGCACCGCGACCTGAAGCCGGAGAACATCCTCGTCTTGCCGAACGGCCGGGTGAAGCTGATCGACTTCGGCAACGCGCGGCTGCAGGGCATGCGCCGCCTCACCTGGCGGGTGCGCGGCGACGCGGCGGGCACGCCCGACTACATGGCGCCGGAGCAGGTGGAGGGCGCACGCGGCGACCCGCGCACCGACCTCTACGCCCTGGGTGTGCTGCTCTTCGAGCTGCTCAGCGGCCGAGTGCCCTTCGACGGCGACAACGCCAACGCCGTCATGTACCAGCAGGTGCACAGCGATCCCCCGAGCCTGGACCGCTTTCGCCCGGGCATTCCCCCGGTCTTGCAGGCGATCGTGAGCCGCGCCTTGCGCAAGCGCCCCGACGATCGCTACCAGCACGCCGCCGACTTTGCCCGCGATCTGCTCAACTATGACGGGCCCGCCGAGGCAGGCCGCCGCGCCGCCGCCGATGGGGCGCCCGCGACCTGGCTTCGGCGCATCGCGCGGCGGCTGCCGCTGAGGATCCGCAAGTGAACGCTGCAGAACCGGCCGCTGCCTTCGAGCTGATCGAACGCGAGCGCGTGCGCTTTGTGAATCTGCAGTTCGTGGACGTCCTCG is from Dehalococcoidia bacterium and encodes:
- a CDS encoding serine/threonine-protein kinase, coding for MSAPELQSLSAERRPGDRIDQFEIVRLLGHGLYAASYLAVDRGSGERVVLKLPIPATIADPSSAARFRREASIVQRLRHANIQGAAHADLPRDAGYIALEYVDGRPLRDWLESDAPPTVAEAVNIAVQVALALQYAHEHGVVHRDLKPENILVLPNGRVKLIDFGNARLQGMRRLTWRVRGDAAGTPDYMAPEQVEGARGDPRTDLYALGVLLFELLSGRVPFDGDNANAVMYQQVHSDPPSLDRFRPGIPPVLQAIVSRALRKRPDDRYQHAADFARDLLNYDGPAEAGRRAAADGAPATWLRRIARRLPLRIRK
- a CDS encoding protein phosphatase 2C domain-containing protein; this encodes MLVQTPPQVELHTRTDTGPVRDGNEDYCAALGLESDAARSFLLIVADGLGGHRAGEVASKMAVETLIDEARQEGAPLGDRFFSRALQQANLAIFNHGHDHPDCFNMQSTMSAIAIQFDRLLLAHVGDCRVFRLRGGAIQQLTTDHTRVTEMLRMRLITPEQALRHPARSMLTRSLGADLILQVDTLRERVQAGDAYVVCTDGLWNEVSSEEIRRTVAELPGDEACERLLQLGSDRGAADNMTIGLARVHAVEATPPAAPRWKSWFGR